One Lytechinus pictus isolate F3 Inbred chromosome 12, Lp3.0, whole genome shotgun sequence genomic region harbors:
- the LOC129273448 gene encoding drebrin-like protein A isoform X1: MSISFVKHRDALMQAYKDVCDDKKPTDWVVFGYEGKSYDLKVVDTGEDGIEEMADSFNCAKIQYAFLRVIDTNSNLPKNVLINWIGDGAPVSKKGTCARHHQDVANLFRGAHVTVNARSEDDIDEESILKLVAKSSGSNYGFHKEKATEDAGQTGPVGSVYKKTNAAFEIKSKRSDKFWQNMESDEQARVREETAKKQQEREKSEKERVEREKREAAEREKKMAEKMKDIDSRKRQEQKSHEDSVKAEQARWESRQQSNAAPTRSTGQADERKKEMAQMISQRKKSSSEAVTESQEAPPPVSRPPAARPPMPVPTREPELEPAPEPAYQPEPEPEPAYQPEPEPEPEPAYQPEPEPEPEPEPAYQPDPEPYSDPYQDQAQTDQDQYQQEPYSDPYQDQPPAQDPYPEEPEQELYENQEALQDQGDQGDQGMRARALYDYQAEDDTEITFDPDDIITQIEQIDDGWWRGMAPSGHSGLFPANYVELI, translated from the exons GGTTGTTTTTGGCTATGAAGGAAAATCATACGACTTGAAGGTAGTCGACACAGGAG AGGATGGCATTGAGGAAATGGCGGATTCCTTCAACTGCGCCAAAATACAGTATGCCTTCCTCAGGGTGATAGACACTAACAGCAATCTACCTAAGAATGTACTTATCAATTGG ATTGGTGATGGAGCTCCTGTATCAAAGAAGGGAACATGTGCAAGACATCATCAGGATGTTGCTAATTTATTCAGA GGAGCCCATGTGACTGTAAATGCTCGCTCAGAGGATGATATCGATGAGGAGAGCATCTTAAAGCTAGTAGCCAAGTCTTCCGGTTCCAACTATGGCTTCCATAAGGAGAAAGCAACTGAAGATGCAGGTCAGACGGGGCCAGTGGGATCAGTTTACAAGAAAACCAACGCAGCTTTCGAGATCAAGTCAAAGAGGAGTGATAAATTCTGGCAAAATATGGAG AGTGATGAGCAGGCCCGTGTGAGGGAAGAAACAgctaaaaaacaacaagaacgtgaaaaatcagaaaaggagagagtggagagagaaaagagagaagcCGCTGAACGTGAGAAGAAGATGGCAGAAAAGATGAAAGACATTGACAGTAGAAA gaGACAAGAACAGAAATCCCATGAAGATTCTGTAAAGGCAGAGCAAGCAAGATGG GAAAGTAGGCAGCAAAGCAATGCAGCTCCTACCCGAAGCACAGGGCAAGCAGACGAGAGGAAAAAA GAAATGGCACAGATGATATCACAGAGAAAGAAGAGTTCCTCAGAAGCCGTCACAGAAAGTCAGGAAGCCCCACCTCCAGTTTCACGGCCTCCTGCTGCCAGACCTCCCATGCCTGTCCCCACACGCGAACCGGAGCTTGAACCAGCACCTGAGCCAGCATACCAACCGGAACCAGAACCGGAGCCAGCATACCAACCAGAGCCGGAACCCGAACCGGAGCCAGCATACCAACCAGAGCCGGAACCCGAGCCAGAACCAGAACCTGCATACCAGCCAGATCCAGAACCCTATTCAGATCCCTACCAAGACCAGGCTCAGACTGATCAGGACCAGTACCAACAGGAACCATACTCAGATCCATACCAGGACCAACCTCCAGCCCAGGACCCATACCCTGAAGAACCTGAACAAGAATTATATGAAAATCAAG AAGCATTGCAGGACCAAGGGGACCAAGGGGACCAAGGGATGAGAGCGAGGGCGCTCTACGACTACCAGGCGGAGGATGACACAGAAATCACCTTTGACCCCGATGACATCATCACACAGATCGAGCAGATCGACGATGGATGGTGGAGAGGAATGGCACCCAGTGGTCATAGTGGTCTATTCCCAGCCAACTATGTGGAACTAATCTGA
- the LOC129273250 gene encoding transient receptor potential cation channel subfamily M member 1-like, whose protein sequence is MKAIQTISVWVISGGTNVGVRKVVGTAVREARSMARISKETIPKFALIGLPPWAYVAGTDRLINEKNEEIRHVSYKVDPEEKRGQPSPLNPDHTHFILIDCGRKNKYGESAELKAKIQELMLQPESEGGLGIPVVNVILEGGIDTFETVAHAVRRHTPVILCNGTGRVADILSYATRHAEEIGDTRQVKPSCLPMLREKIHVLLNIGYDTQEMADVLDKIDHCIVDEDLLTIFEMQKKEHIDLDLAILSALLKLHAVTPLNQLSLAMSWDRADVAESKIFTDDVSIPLPKLHPFITDALVNNRVEFLRLFIERGAIIKDYLTVVRLRRLYNSAPDTCFLRTLIDDVLHRKPGQPIFLHDIGVLIKYLTGTHHEPLYSNDRHYRRNTNRETRALLVLSTSLTGMNLLNSAQEEYIHTNHYKNALTTGAAHLSLVELANPGMHFDHPFRELFIWAVLSDRPEIAAYLWEQVDDPLSSAITASAILTRMSDIQISLPYSDDDYIINARKFEQLAIGIIEKCHEANEEMSQKLVSFTQTRWNKSVIHMAAESHNKEFVSHPCCQGYVHAIWLNGLAARNILILFTLFFPILIPYLIGFKEMEEAVSKESSKLSLYQKFRMYYKAPITKFYYFLVAYVMFLMLYSLFIMFYFRAEPSLVEYIVFTWVISFVIEEFTEILLSNSELTIKQCFKVWFKSGWNKFDVCVLVPSTLAFGLHWYPPAVEVSRSIYAVTCMLYYVRVLRLFSASTHLGPKMVMIWKMMQEMVAFLSILAMFLLGYGFASQSLLFPNQDISWFSFKNALLVPYFQIYGELHLDAIQHGEMDGCGMEGGHPCPTENMLVVFLLAIYLLIGNVLLLNLLVAIFSRIFEDIQANSLVIWRFEYYFLVMEFKDKSWLPPPLNVIYHFYTLLRWVCRFCIRTCTEKSDNEVHEKRKLEEINLHLFERECAAEFRRDRAEDQDEDLEQRMERMEKKIDELGEAISHLIPKEHSIKSEVHRKESTAKPPSSMPAPKRDSSVTSPVRKELDFNTPSSSLTASNFKEASASHAGQSAGAGDVHEGRKRFVEQMNNMNDFLQRSQSGSRTPCIPPLPQSSRSPLILSGDSQLSQSEMQSFMNLMQQNPAWNAIGRQPVNHDANDGSDNYVLEHTIIESPTISEMSVRSPPEGGDVPRSNSRPKSASKKRRKKKRVAPESKESSADAWSVSSNEYSPRGSRTPSSTVSHTHSYPAWYQKSAFPTIREQADEEQEQQQLKD, encoded by the exons atgAAGGCCATACAGACCATTTCAGTATGGGTGATAAGTGGAGGTACTAATGTCGGTGTGAGGAAGGTTGTGGGCACTGCTGTTAGAGAGGCTCGTTCCATGGCCAGGATATCGAAGGAAACAATACCAAAGTTTGCCCTTATCGGGCTTCCACCATGGGCTTATGTGGCTGGGACAGACCGCTTGATTAATGAGAAGAATGAG GAGATACGACATGTGTCTTACAAAGTAGACCCAGAAGAGAAGAGGGGGCAGCCCTCACCCCTCAATCCTGACCACACCCATTTCATCCTAATAGATTGTGGTAGAAAGAACAAGTATGGGGAGAGTGCGGAGTTGAAGGCTAAGATACAGGAGCTCATGCTGCAGCCTGAGAGCG AGGGTGGTCTAGGAATCCCAGTGGTGAATGTGATCTTAGAAGGCGGTATAGACACTTTCGAAACCGTTGCTCATGCAGTACGGAGACATACACCTGTTATCCTTTGCAACGGTACAGGACGTGTAGCCGATATCCTCTCCTATGCAACAAGACATGCTGAAGAGATTGG GGATACTCGCCAGGTAAAGCCGTCATGCCTGCCAATGCTACGTGAGAAGATACACGTCCTGCTTAACATTGGATACGACACACAAGAGATGGCCGATGTATTGGATAAGATTGACCATTGTATAGTGGATGAAGATCTCTTGACCATCTTTGAGATGCAGAAGAAGGAGCACATCGATCTTGACCTGGCTATTTTATCTGCTCTTCTAAAAT TGCATGCAGTGACCCCACTCAATCAGCTTTCTCTTGCGATGTCTTGGGACCGAGCTGATGTTGCAGAAAGCAAGATCTTCACTGATGATGTGTCTATTCCA CTGCCTAAGTTGCATCCTTTCATCACCGATGCTCTCGTCAATAACAGAGTGGAATTTCTTCGTCTCTTCATTGAGCGTGGTGCAATTATCAAGGACTATCTCACTGTAGTCAGACTCCGACGGCTATATAACAGTGCTCCAGATACATGCTTTCTAAGAACTTTGATAGATGATGTCTTGCATAGAAAG CCCGGCCAGCCAATTTTTCTCCATGATATTGGTGTCCTCATCAAGTATCTGACAGGTACTCACCATGAACCACTGTATTCTAATGATAGACATTACAGACGCAACACTAATAGGGAGACTAGAGCTCTTCTTGTACTGTCTACCAGTCTTACTG GAATGAACCTTCTGAATTCAGCGCAGGAGGAGTATATCCACACGAACCATTACAAGAATGCCCTTACCACGGGGGCTGCGCATCTGTCATTGGTGGAATTGGCCAACCCAGGCATGCACTTCGATCACCCGTTCAGGGAGCTTTTCATATGGGCTGTTCTTTCCGACAG ACCAGAGATAGCTGCCTATCTGTGGGAACAGGTTGATGATCCCCTTAGTTCAGCTATTACCGCAAGTGCCATTCTAACCAGGATGTCAGATATTCAGATAAGTCTTCCATATTCAGACGATGATTACATCATCAATGCAAG GAAATTTGAGCAGCTGGCCATTGGTATAATTGAAAAGTGTCATGAGGCTAATGAGGAAATGTCCCAAAAGTTGGTATCCTTTACCCAGACCAGATGGAACAAGTCTGTCATACACATGGCTGCAGAGAGCCACAATAAG GAATTTGTGTCACACCCATGCTGTCAGGGTTATGTCCATGCTATCTGGCTAAATGGTCTTGCTGCCAGGAACATCCTCATCCTCTTCACCCTCTTCTTCCCCATCTTGATTCCATATCTCATTGGCTTCAAGGAGATGGAGGAGGCAGTGAGTAAAGAATCGTCAAAGCTCAGCCTTTATCAAAAGTTCAGGATGTACTACAAGGCTCCCATCACCAAGTTCTACTATTTTCTG gtGGCTTATGTGATGTTCTTAATGCTTTACAGCCTCTTCATCATGTTCTACTTCAGAGCTGAGCCTTCGCTTGTTGAATATATTGTTTTCACTTGGGTCATCAGTTTTGTAATAGAGGAATTCACAGAG ATTCTCCTCAGCAACAGCGAGTTAACCATTAAGCAATGCTTCAAGGTTTGGTTCAAAAGCGGCTGGAATAAGTTTGATGTATGTGTCCTGGTTCCCTCCACCCTGGCCTTTGGTCTACATTGGTATCCTCCTGCTGTTGAAGTAAGCAGGTCCATCTACGCTGTAACCTGCATGCTATACTACGTCAGGGTTCTACGACTCTTCTCCGCCAGCACCCACCTTGGTCCCAAGATGGTCATGATTTGGAAAATG ATGCAAGAGATGGTAGCATTTCTATCTATCTTGGCCATGTTTTTGCTTGGTTACGGTTTCGCTAGCCAATCGCTGCTCTTTCCTAATCAAGACATCAGTTGGTTTTCCTTCAAGAATGCCCTGTTAGTGCCCTATTTTCAGATTTATGGAGAATTGCATCTTGATGCTATACAGCATG GTGAAATGGATGGCTGTGGAATGGAAGGAGGACACCCTTGTCCCACTGAGAACATGTTGGTGGTCTTCCTACTTGCCATTTACCTTCTGATTGGAAATGTCCTTCTATTGAACCTTCTTGTTGCTATATTCAG TCGGATTTTCGAAGATATCCAGGCTAATTCTCTGGTGATATGGCGATTTGAGTACTACTTCTTGGTGATGGAGTTCAAAGACAAGTCATGGCTACCCCCTCCCCTCAATGTTATTTATCATTTCTACACATTACTCCGGTGGGTTTGTAGGTTCTGCATCAGAACTTGTACAGAGAAGAGTGACAATGAAG TTCATGAAAAGAGGAAGCTTGAAGAGATTAACCTACATCTGTTTGAGAGGGAGTGTGCGGCTGAGTTCAGGAGAGACCGGGCAGAAGATCAGGATGAGGATCTGGAGCAGAGAATGGAGCGCATGGAGAAAAA gATTGATGAATTGGGAGAAGCTATTTCACATCTTATTCCAAAGGAACATAGCATAAAGTCAGAAGTGCACAGGAAAGAATCAACCGCCAAGCCTCCATCATCTATGCCTGCCCCAAAGCGTGACAGCTCTGTCACTTCTCCGGTTAGAAAGGAACTTGATTTCAACACTCCTTCGTCATCTCTGACAGCAAGTAACTTCAAAGAGGCAAGTGCCTCCCATGCAGGACAAAGTGCAGGAGCTGGTGATGTGCATGAAGGAAGGAAGAGGTTTGTAGAGCAGATGAATAATATGAATGACTTCCTCCAACGATCTCAATCAGGttcaagaacaccatgcatcccaccgctgccacagTCTTCAAGGTCACCCCTGATCCTTTCAGGTGACTCTCAGCTCTCACAGTCTGAGATGCAGTCTTTCATGAACCTTATGCAGCAGAACCCAGCCTGGAATGCCATCGGCAGACAGCCGGTAAATCATGACGCCAATGACGGCAGCGATAACTACGTCCTGGAGCACACCATCATTGAATCTCCAACCATATCTGAGATGAGTGTACGTTCACCACCAGAAGGCGGTGACGTCCCACGAAGCAACAGCAGACCAAAGAGCGCGTCGAAGAAGAGGCGGAAAAAGAAGCGTGTGGCACCAGAGTCAAAGGAAAGCTCAGCGGATGCTTGGTCAGTTTCCAGCAATGAGTACAGTCCCAGAGGATCAAGGACACCCTCATCAACGGTCAGTCATACCCATAGCTACCCAGCTTGGTATCAGAAGTCAGCGTTTCCGACAATTAGAGAACAAGCTGATGAGGAGCAAGAGCAACAGCAATTGAAAGACTGA
- the LOC129273448 gene encoding drebrin-like protein A isoform X2, with protein sequence MADSFNCAKIQYAFLRVIDTNSNLPKNVLINWIGDGAPVSKKGTCARHHQDVANLFRGAHVTVNARSEDDIDEESILKLVAKSSGSNYGFHKEKATEDAGQTGPVGSVYKKTNAAFEIKSKRSDKFWQNMESDEQARVREETAKKQQEREKSEKERVEREKREAAEREKKMAEKMKDIDSRKRQEQKSHEDSVKAEQARWESRQQSNAAPTRSTGQADERKKEMAQMISQRKKSSSEAVTESQEAPPPVSRPPAARPPMPVPTREPELEPAPEPAYQPEPEPEPAYQPEPEPEPEPAYQPEPEPEPEPEPAYQPDPEPYSDPYQDQAQTDQDQYQQEPYSDPYQDQPPAQDPYPEEPEQELYENQEALQDQGDQGDQGMRARALYDYQAEDDTEITFDPDDIITQIEQIDDGWWRGMAPSGHSGLFPANYVELI encoded by the exons ATGGCGGATTCCTTCAACTGCGCCAAAATACAGTATGCCTTCCTCAGGGTGATAGACACTAACAGCAATCTACCTAAGAATGTACTTATCAATTGG ATTGGTGATGGAGCTCCTGTATCAAAGAAGGGAACATGTGCAAGACATCATCAGGATGTTGCTAATTTATTCAGA GGAGCCCATGTGACTGTAAATGCTCGCTCAGAGGATGATATCGATGAGGAGAGCATCTTAAAGCTAGTAGCCAAGTCTTCCGGTTCCAACTATGGCTTCCATAAGGAGAAAGCAACTGAAGATGCAGGTCAGACGGGGCCAGTGGGATCAGTTTACAAGAAAACCAACGCAGCTTTCGAGATCAAGTCAAAGAGGAGTGATAAATTCTGGCAAAATATGGAG AGTGATGAGCAGGCCCGTGTGAGGGAAGAAACAgctaaaaaacaacaagaacgtgaaaaatcagaaaaggagagagtggagagagaaaagagagaagcCGCTGAACGTGAGAAGAAGATGGCAGAAAAGATGAAAGACATTGACAGTAGAAA gaGACAAGAACAGAAATCCCATGAAGATTCTGTAAAGGCAGAGCAAGCAAGATGG GAAAGTAGGCAGCAAAGCAATGCAGCTCCTACCCGAAGCACAGGGCAAGCAGACGAGAGGAAAAAA GAAATGGCACAGATGATATCACAGAGAAAGAAGAGTTCCTCAGAAGCCGTCACAGAAAGTCAGGAAGCCCCACCTCCAGTTTCACGGCCTCCTGCTGCCAGACCTCCCATGCCTGTCCCCACACGCGAACCGGAGCTTGAACCAGCACCTGAGCCAGCATACCAACCGGAACCAGAACCGGAGCCAGCATACCAACCAGAGCCGGAACCCGAACCGGAGCCAGCATACCAACCAGAGCCGGAACCCGAGCCAGAACCAGAACCTGCATACCAGCCAGATCCAGAACCCTATTCAGATCCCTACCAAGACCAGGCTCAGACTGATCAGGACCAGTACCAACAGGAACCATACTCAGATCCATACCAGGACCAACCTCCAGCCCAGGACCCATACCCTGAAGAACCTGAACAAGAATTATATGAAAATCAAG AAGCATTGCAGGACCAAGGGGACCAAGGGGACCAAGGGATGAGAGCGAGGGCGCTCTACGACTACCAGGCGGAGGATGACACAGAAATCACCTTTGACCCCGATGACATCATCACACAGATCGAGCAGATCGACGATGGATGGTGGAGAGGAATGGCACCCAGTGGTCATAGTGGTCTATTCCCAGCCAACTATGTGGAACTAATCTGA